The proteins below are encoded in one region of Methanofollis aquaemaris:
- a CDS encoding ABC transporter ATP-binding protein gives MIRIEGLVYTYPGAEIPALRGIDLSVAAGEIVLVTGPTGAGKTTLCRAAGGVLAHEYGGTLEGSVGLGGRMIEDYDGMTEIARVAGIAFDDADAQLIFSTVEEEIRTASADEGGVENVLEMMGLLHLRDRAPHTLSGGEKQRTVLGTVIAGDQPVLILDEPAAELDPGHAVRVAEILTTQKKEGKAILIVENTPGPFAAIADRVVRLAEGRITERPAEISEPAATPPGETDTGEPVIKIRGLTHAYEGGFALRGIDLHIRAGECAAFTGENGSGKTTLIKHLNGLLRPQQGSVEVCGMDTRRHPVPALARKVGLVFQNPDTMLFEETVEEEVLFGARNTGATDPEGAADAALSAVGLIEKKTIYPRHLSRGERQRLAIACALAMDPAVIVLDEPTTGLAPDEAGPVMNLLRSLSRRGKAVVMVTHDHGLARRYADRIIRMEEGKIVGELTPGGEEICKRSSSTGVATASSTA, from the coding sequence ATGATCAGAATCGAAGGCCTCGTCTACACCTATCCGGGCGCAGAGATCCCGGCCCTGAGAGGGATCGATCTCTCCGTCGCCGCGGGGGAGATCGTGCTCGTCACCGGGCCGACCGGTGCGGGCAAGACCACCCTCTGCAGGGCGGCCGGCGGCGTCCTCGCCCACGAATACGGCGGCACCCTTGAAGGCTCGGTCGGGCTTGGAGGGCGGATGATCGAGGACTACGACGGCATGACAGAGATCGCCCGGGTCGCGGGGATCGCCTTCGACGACGCCGATGCCCAACTCATCTTCTCGACCGTCGAGGAGGAGATCAGGACGGCCTCTGCCGATGAAGGAGGAGTGGAGAATGTGCTTGAGATGATGGGACTTCTGCACCTCAGGGACCGCGCCCCGCATACCCTCTCAGGCGGGGAGAAACAGCGGACCGTCCTCGGCACCGTGATCGCCGGTGACCAACCGGTACTTATCCTCGACGAACCGGCCGCGGAACTCGACCCCGGCCATGCTGTCAGGGTCGCCGAAATCCTCACAACTCAAAAGAAGGAGGGGAAGGCGATTCTCATCGTGGAGAACACCCCCGGCCCCTTCGCCGCCATCGCCGACCGGGTCGTCAGACTCGCCGAGGGGAGGATCACCGAACGGCCGGCCGAAATCTCCGAACCAGCCGCAACCCCCCCCGGAGAGACGGATACAGGCGAACCGGTGATCAAGATCCGGGGACTTACCCATGCCTATGAAGGAGGGTTCGCTCTCAGGGGGATCGACCTTCATATCAGAGCAGGGGAATGCGCGGCATTCACCGGCGAGAACGGATCAGGGAAGACCACCCTCATCAAGCACCTCAACGGCCTCTTGCGTCCACAGCAGGGAAGCGTCGAGGTCTGTGGCATGGACACTCGCCGCCACCCGGTCCCGGCCCTTGCCAGGAAGGTGGGGCTTGTCTTCCAGAACCCCGACACCATGCTCTTTGAGGAGACTGTCGAAGAAGAGGTGCTCTTCGGGGCGAGGAACACCGGGGCAACCGACCCTGAAGGCGCGGCAGACGCCGCACTCTCTGCCGTCGGACTCATCGAAAAGAAAACCATCTATCCCCGCCACCTGAGCAGAGGGGAACGGCAGCGACTTGCCATCGCCTGTGCCCTTGCCATGGATCCGGCGGTGATCGTCCTTGACGAACCGACCACCGGACTTGCACCAGACGAGGCCGGCCCTGTCATGAACCTGCTGCGGAGCCTCAGCAGGAGAGGGAAGGCCGTGGTCATGGTCACTCACGACCACGGACTTGCCCGGCGATATGCCGACCGGATCATCAGGATGGAGGAGGGGAAGATCGTCGGAGAACTGACACCAGGAGGAGAGGAGATATGCAAGAGATCTTCCAGTACAGGAGTGGCAACAGCGTCTTCCACCGCATGA
- a CDS encoding YIP1 family protein, protein MSYSFIQKITGILFRPAQTFRDLEDESLWTALVHYLKLSVLFSALMTLTLYTLPGVPTTRKWAMASQVFQPLDFFAFLAVILIVGPLLVGIWLHVWAFLLGGRGGIGQTLKTALYSYTPFLVLVWIPILGLFAGAVSTLYPQVVGIRELHHLPPRRAKSAVCVAVFLSVVALVAIIVMILVAPPPMLSSLSTGTGAPVVPDCPYLLNQSDLPEEITLMYAHEVDEEMIMRNARDLGCLKEYTELYAEEKTSSTKSWRISHFVMVFPPGNAMEMVQHDDEVHERMVSLEKAEKLQAPALGDLCISYKLLDMRIGDAEAYDGYMISFAKGNVYERFITTGPFPDYELLKDLAQRAAAKIP, encoded by the coding sequence ATGTCATATTCATTCATCCAGAAAATCACGGGCATCCTTTTCAGGCCGGCACAGACTTTCCGCGACCTGGAAGACGAATCTCTCTGGACTGCCCTGGTTCATTATCTCAAACTCTCAGTCCTCTTCTCCGCACTCATGACCCTCACGCTCTACACCCTCCCCGGTGTGCCCACGACGCGGAAATGGGCGATGGCATCCCAGGTCTTCCAGCCCCTGGACTTCTTCGCGTTCTTGGCCGTCATCCTGATCGTCGGGCCTTTGCTCGTCGGGATATGGCTGCATGTCTGGGCCTTTCTTCTTGGCGGGCGCGGGGGGATCGGACAGACGCTGAAGACGGCGCTGTATTCGTACACCCCTTTCCTCGTCCTCGTCTGGATCCCGATCCTCGGCCTCTTCGCCGGGGCGGTCTCGACCCTGTATCCCCAGGTGGTCGGCATCAGGGAACTCCACCATCTCCCACCGCGCCGGGCAAAGAGTGCCGTCTGCGTCGCGGTATTTCTCTCGGTCGTCGCTCTTGTTGCGATCATCGTCATGATACTCGTTGCGCCGCCCCCGATGCTCTCCTCCCTGTCGACCGGAACCGGGGCGCCGGTGGTCCCTGACTGCCCATACCTCCTGAACCAGTCAGACCTGCCTGAGGAGATCACCCTTATGTATGCACACGAAGTCGATGAGGAAATGATCATGCGGAATGCCAGAGACCTCGGGTGCCTGAAGGAGTATACAGAGCTCTATGCTGAGGAGAAAACGTCTTCGACCAAATCCTGGAGGATCAGCCATTTTGTAATGGTTTTCCCCCCTGGCAATGCCATGGAGATGGTGCAGCATGACGATGAGGTCCATGAGAGGATGGTGTCACTGGAAAAAGCCGAGAAACTCCAGGCTCCAGCACTGGGGGATCTCTGTATCAGTTACAAACTATTAGATATGCGCATTGGCGATGCCGAGGCATATGACGGTTATATGATCTCATTTGCGAAGGGCAACGTCTATGAGAGATTCATCACCACCGGGCCGTTCCCTGACTATGAACTCCTCAAGGATCTCGCGCAACGCGCCGCGGCAAAGATCCCATAA
- a CDS encoding PEGA domain-containing protein, producing the protein MILRGPFSRDANALFFGTISLLPLSNLAPGDHISIESSYQGTTSETTGLLTIPDAPAGTRQVKVVKNDYAPYIATVTIVADRTTTLSATLNNDDLKRTGCSTTKRRIGLPTGSATATPPIPTSSTPTATASPPTMGMIPQK; encoded by the coding sequence GTGATTCTGCGTGGACCATTCAGTCGAGACGCCAACGCCCTCTTCTTCGGGACTATTTCCCTCCTTCCCCTTTCCAATCTCGCACCCGGAGATCACATCTCCATCGAAAGTTCTTATCAAGGCACGACCTCCGAGACCACGGGCCTCCTCACCATACCCGACGCACCGGCCGGCACGCGGCAGGTCAAGGTCGTCAAGAACGACTATGCACCCTACATCGCCACCGTAACGATCGTGGCCGACCGGACGACCACCCTCTCCGCCACCCTGAACAACGACGACCTGAAGAGGACGGGCTGCTCGACGACGAAGAGGAGAATAGGTTTACCGACGGGTTCGGCAACCGCCACACCACCGATCCCGACCTCATCAACACCGACGGCGACGGCCTCTCCACCTACAATGGGTATGATCCCCCAGAAATAG